The Lates calcarifer isolate ASB-BC8 unplaced genomic scaffold, TLL_Latcal_v3 _unitig_5411_quiver_2714, whole genome shotgun sequence sequence gggGTGGAGAACAAAATGGAGTGGGGCTTTTTGAGGTCCTGAGTTgcactgtgtcagtgttgtgcaaGTCAGAGCCTTGCATAGCCAAAGTGATGTAAAAATATCTGTTAAATGCCTGCATCAAGTACCCCCAGAAGAGCTCAGAGTAATATAGTTGTGTTGACTGGTGTTCTACATGTGTGTTGATTGGCGTCCATGTGTCTGCCGCCAATTCCGTGTCTCAGTGATGCCATTCAATCTCAGGGGGTTCTTAAAGCCATTTTAGTCCCCAATGTGTTCAAAAAtgtgtcctgtttttgttttttattttatttattttataatcatTTGACATAAACAATACAGTCATaatccaaaatgttttcacaaaacaatttcacagtGATCATTAACCAGTattcatgttttcagatatATACAAGTTGACAAaagaagtgagtgtgtgtgtgtgtgtgtgtgtgtgtgtgtctcttacATTTCATCCCTTTTCCTCTTCAACCTGAAGATGGGTGAGTGTTTTCCAGTGAGGAGTGCTTGGCATTCTCTTGTCCAGTGCGCAAATACTTTACCgtgactaaaaaacaaacaaagacacaaaaagaacaaaacaaaacatgttttatgctTACGGAAGGCAGTGAGGCAAGAaacatgcaccacacacacatgaatttagtttattttcaccTGTCTAGGCCATGGTTCTCGAGGAGCAACAGGCACCACCATCTGCGCAACACTGGCATATCGTGCTGAAATAGTAGTTTGGTTCAGCGGCTCAGTTTAGCTCTGCATTACATTGAAATGTATGTTACGTGAAATCTGTGTAGCTATTTACTTACCACGGAATAATCAAATTGACCATCCAAGACCAAGTAGAGGGCagactgaagaaagaaagaaaatagcatTAGCTTCCGATTGACATTTGTAAGCCTGTAATTGTAAATAACCCCAATGATAACTGCATGGGGTAAACCTGtagcaagaaaaacaagcaaatgaacaaacaaacagcacagcagaacTTTATGACTTACCATCAGCATGAAAATGCCACAGTCGTTTCCGAAGGGCTGCTTTGGAAAGCCCTGCAAGGACACGGCATCATGAATACTTTCATCAGTGTGGCTAAGGTAAACTGTGCTACTTTAGACCGTATGTCAATACCTTCAAGTCCCTGCCCGTCTTTTCCGTCCACTGGCCTTGATAAATGGTCTGGCTTACACTCCTGTCCATTTAGGAGAATAAAGTGTTAATGACAAGTCAACGAATCAGTTCACCCGGTGATGCCAATTGCAGCATTTAAATCAGGCCAAATGGCATACTACATTTACAGAGCCCGGAGAGACATTTTTTCTGCAAAGAAAAGGTTTACTTGTGTCACTACATTGTACACTCACATTTAGTCATCATTTAGTGATATGTAAAATGAATGCACAAACTATTCAACATTTATCAAtgcaaaaaaatcaacacagtaaCAGGGACAAGTCCAGTGGTCAAGGGAACGTTGCTTAAGAGACCTAAAAAGGGTCACTGGGCCGCAACCTAAAACAAGCGTAAAGATCATAGGAACTTGACCAAATTAAATCAGATCTACAGTATCATGACAAATCAATGGCCAACCTTAGGACTGGCAGGTATCCTCCAAATCCTGACTTGGACGCCGACAGCAATGGGTCGAGTAAGTACATTTCTTTGCGTGCTACGTTCATAACCTATGGAAGACAGCTTTTGCTTTCAGTGAAAAGCCATACACCAAGGCATTTGCAGTTTCTTTTAACCTTACAAGCACGTCTTTGGTATTTGTCTACTGGCTCAATTCACTCTTTAAGagtatgaaatgtaaaatggtcAGTACTTACACACAGTTGAAAATGCCCCGGTACCCATAGGGGGAAGATGATGGTGTCTTTGCCATGAGCGTTGGCCTTAAAAGACAGTACAGGCAAAGTAAATATATTAGTCATGATGCATTATGTAAGTCTTCAGATAAAACAAACTAGTGGACATACTTACATTTAGATGAGCCGTAGACCTGTTCTTCTGTTGCAACCAAGtaggacacacatacagatctTCAACATATATGTTCTTCCCCTGAAACAGCAGACCGATAATGACTTGCAACacaaatgtacatacacactgGATACGGTATCAAGTATCCACAAAACAAGCTTGATCATTCACACGCTACCTTGGAAAAAGCAATCTGTTGTATAAGCTCCAAGCAGGCATTCCCAATCTGTAAAGGTAAAAAATGGTCATGAAATATGCAGACCTAAAAACTGTACAACTATAGTATACCTCGAATGCAGTAATTAACTTACCGTTGAGTCCATTTCTTTTCTCAGGCCTAGCGTCCAGAAATCCGCTCTGGTTAGACAGGCTTTAGATGTCCGAACAATTAACTCGTTCGCAGGCCTACTAGTATCTAGAACATAGTTCAGCTGCAATACAAACAGCAATTTATGTAAGTTTCATGGATcacctacaacaacaacaacacacacgcacaaaagaaacaaagtaacaaaaaatcATACCACTTCTTCTTGAGTTGGATGGACGGACCATGCCCAAGATGACCGCCGTGGTTCAATGAAAGCAGGACTGGTCGTGAACGAACAGTTTTCTCCACAAACGTCAAAAAGCGAAGCGTCTGCCGTGGAGTGTGCCGGGTCATTGACGACAAAAAACCCCTTGCTCTTCATCCGCTCAATAATTGCACGGCAGGGATCTGGGCTCTTTATCAAAGCAGCAATCTCACTGTACTCCCATGTCCTGGCCACCTTTGTCCAGTCTTTTTGGGACTGCTTGGCTTTGATGAGCTGTTGCTTTTGtacttcatctgtctgttttttcatgcaGGCCTTTTTGAGGTGTGTGGATAAATTTTCGTAAGGCTTCCTGCATATTAGGCAGTAGACAATTCGGCGGTCAGGTCTGTCCCTagcataaacacataaatgagaaaagagTCATGAGATCACTGGGTGTGCAATCCATTGAGACTTGTTATTAAGGAATCTGCTTATTTAAGTAATAAGCACGGAGGATTTTctaattcttac is a genomic window containing:
- the LOC108874487 gene encoding uncharacterized protein LOC108874487 isoform X1; translated protein: MNVARKEMYLLDPLLSASKSGFGGYLPVLRSVSQTIYQGQWTEKTGRDLKGFPKQPFGNDCGIFMLMSALYLVLDGQFDYSVHDMPVLRRWWCLLLLENHGLDSHGKVFAHWTRECQALLTGKHSPIFRLKRKRDEIISKETRSVKEREQFNRARKIVERITADQLRSLVKNYYQRCTILPGKSFPHPCSQARVRSIQETQEYPIHQLFILCGPHRPGKSLNGKY
- the LOC108874487 gene encoding uncharacterized protein LOC108874487 isoform X2; translated protein: MNVARKEMYLLDPLLSASKSGFGGYLPVLRSVSQTIYQGQWTEKTGRDLKGFPKQPFGNDCGIFMLMSALYLVLDGQFDYSVHDMPVLRRWWCLLLLENHGLDSHGKVFAHWTRECQALLTGKHSPIFRLKRKRDEIISKETRSVKEREQFNRARKIVERITADQLRSLVKNYYQRCTILPGKSFPHPCSQARVRSIQETQEYPIHQLFILCGPHRPGKSLNE